CTTAATAATTTAGTGTCGTCATAATAATTGTATCAGTGTAAAATATATAAGCAAGGGAAAAATTGTACAAAAATTGGCAAAAACTGAAAGCGCTTACATCCACATGAAAACAATAGGTATAATAGCAGAATTTAACCCATTTCATAATGGTCACTTACATTTAATCGAATATTGCAGAAAAGAGCTGCATGCAGACTATATTGTAGTAGTAATGAGCGGTGATTTCGTTCAGCGTGGTACTCCTGCCTTTGTCTGTAAATTTGCACGAACTAAAATGGCTCTCTCTTGCGGTGCCGATCTTGTTTTAGAGCTTCCGGTCTATTATTCGACAGGAAGTGCAGAGTTTTTTGCATCCGGAGCAGTAGCTTTATTAAATAAACTCGGCTGTGTTGATCAACTTGTATTTGGAAGTGAGTGCGGTGATATCACTGTTCTGGATCTTATTGCAAATGTATTAGTTGAAGAGCCTAAGCAGTTCAAAGATGAACTATCTGAGCATATCAAAAGAGGTGATTCTTACCCTGTAGCAAGGCAAAAAGCTCTTTTAAACTATATTTCCGGGTCCGCTTTACCAATAGAAAATCCCTGCGATATTGAAAGTCTCCTGTCCTCTCCCAATAATATTCTTGGGATAGAATATATAAAGGCACTAAAGGCGACAAGCAGCAGTATTATTCCTGTCACCATAAAAAGAATAGGCGAAAGCTATAATTCTGCGAAGATAAACGCTCTTGCAAGTGCATCAGGAATAAGAAAATACATATATGAAGAAGGGCTTAAAAAGGACTCGTTGCGCGATTCCATGCCAGGATCATGTCTTGATCTTCTAATTGAAAACTCGGATCGTTTTGCCGATATAAAGCGTTATTCCGACCTTGTATATTACAAACTATTATTGGAAAAAGAAAGTGGCTATACAAGATACCTTGATGTAACTAACGATTTATCCAACAAAATAGTATCAAACCTTGAAAAATACGAAAATTTTGATCAGTTCTGTCTTTTGCTGAAGTCAAAAGACATTGCTTATTCAAGAATATGCCGGTGTCTTACTCATATTTTACTAAACATAACAGCTGACAATATGGACAGGTATAAGTCTGATAAATACACCTCATTTGTAAGAGTCCTTGGCATGCGCATGGCTTCTTCTGCTCTCGTCAAAAAAATAAACCATTCCTGCATAGCTATTACTAATATCAAAAATGCTGAAAAAGAACTGACAGAGCTTGAATATCAGCTGTTTAAAGAAACAATCATGGCTACTGAAATATATAATTCGATATGCCCAAAGAAAAATCCAAATGAGTACAGGTTAAAGCAAATAATAATCTGACATTATAATATAGATTTGCCTTAACACAAATTTAAGAATTAACCCTTTGAGTGCGGATTGATGATTATTTATCAACGTGATAACATTAATGTGTATGTAAAATGTTATACGTATAACTTTTTTCACATGTATATCCGCATTTTCGGAGGGCGCTAAATGGGACTTATCAAGCTTGAAAAAGGACAGGTACTTCACAAAGCAGGCACCGATACAGTTGAGACAATAGAAGTTGTTGTCAAAGGCAGCCTCAAAATATCCAATCAATTCACTTCAATAGTCCTCACGGTAGGCGGATTTGTAGGAATTGTCGAAACTCCCGGTTCGACCTACAAATACAATATTGAAGCTTTAGAGGAAAGCTCTGTCTATTCCTACCCTTTCGAGTCCGAAGATGACATTCCAAACGTAGTTAGATCAAATCCTAAGATTGCTCCTATACTGGCTGCTCAATCTGTTGAAGCAGCTGTAAAATGCTGCGATGTTTATGAAAAAGAATTTGAAGACGCAACTTCTGAGTACGACCAGATCATGACCGACTACACAGATTATCCAAATCTTTGTATCAAAGTCGGAGAAGTCCCAAAAGATTTTCCAGAGATCAAAGAAATCATCGCTCCTGAAAAGAGCGATTCAATAAATGAATGGGCTTTTTCATTTGTCAGAAGCCTCAAGCAAAATGAAGCTTCTTTAAAGAAGGCCTTCTACCCACTAAGTCTTGATATAGCAACAGGTGTAGTTATGTGCACCTACAATATTTATACCAATATTTCAAAAGAATCGCAGCTTCTTGCAGAATATAGGAACACTATGAAAAAGAAGGCTGCCGCTTTTGCCACGACAATGAAAGCTATCCGTGCCAAATTAAATGACATGGAAAACAACAACGGACTTGGTGAAGGATCTGTTACTGTTGTTAACGCTCTTAGTACAATCCTGCAGTACTCCGGTGTAGCTCCTGAGATAGCTATGAAATTTGAAGAACAAATATCTTCATTTAAAGCATTAAACAACAGATACGATTCAGCGGATGAAGCAAGAGCACTTAGAAGGAGCCTTGCGACTACCTTCTACGAAGTATATACACCGGCATTTCTAAAAAGCATAAATGATAATAATATTCCTATGGAGTTAAAGATGTTCTTCATGTTTGGTTTTGTAGATGAAGAACTTGCAGGTGAAAAATACACTTCTGCACTTTACAATATGGCCAAGTCTTATGTACCTGATCCCGAAGGAAAAGTTGTCACCTGCTACGAATGGCTGATCAAGATATACAATCTTGAAGTGGAACCCTCACGAAATGAATTTGATCAGGACTGGCCAACATATCTGCGTGAGCAAAAGGTAAGCGGACAACTCAATCAAGTGCAGGTTGATCTAATGACAGATGATCCTACCAGCAGACTTAATTTTGAAGTTCACAACCTCTTTGCCCTTGGAAACAGAATGACCTTTGGAAGAATTTCATCCTTTGTTCCTGTTTTTGATGCACAAAATGTACTGCGTCCGCTCGATATGGCGTACCAGACTGTATCTAAAGTCTATGAGTATTACACCAAGATCAGAGAAGTCGACTACGGAGTTTTTTGCAGAACAGCACTGTTTTCCAATCCCGAAATAGGTATCACATCTCTCCATTATTCGGAAGACATTACTCCATATATGATCCTGATGCCAAATGTCGGCTCAAGAGCCTCTCTTTGGCAGGAAATAGAGGGTAAAAACAGAAGAACTCCCGCAAGAATGCTGGTTTCAATCTTTAATACGGAAAACACCGAAGAGTGTATGATAAAGCTCTTCGGCGAATTCAGGTGGGAAATGTGCAAAACTGAACAGGGCATCCACTGGAATGATGTAACTGATCCATCTCTCACATCCATGTATTGTGATTATCTTCAGTTCTATAAAAAGAACTCTGCCCTGTCATCCGACAATAAAGAAAAACTAAGGACCGACCTAAAAAAATACAGCAATAACTACAAAAATGTATTTATTGCTGATTATCTTGCTTATGTTAAATTTGAGGCAGCAGGCTCTCCAAGACTTAACAAAGTAGTACGAGAAATACTGTTTACCTTCTGTCCTTTTGCCAAAGAGCTTCGAGAAAAAGTTGCAGATAACCCTCAGTATACTGAGCTTATAAATCACTACAATTCCAGGACCGGAAATCTCACAAAGCCTGTTGTAAATATGATAAACAAGCTCAGAAAAGAGGATATCCCTGTGCCCGAGCCTCTTATGATTCAATATGAGCACCTAAAGAAATAAATCTTCTTCAGATATATTTCTTTTCAATATTCTGGATGAATTCTCGCGCAGCTACAGCATTGTCGGGCTTGGTATCTTCAAGTGTTGCATGTATAAAAGGCTTCTTTTCACATGCAAACTTAACTACTGAATTATAGTCAATATCGCCAAGTCCGCATGCCATACTCTTAACACTGTCGCCTTCTACCACAGCATCCTTGAGATGTATCATGCAAATATCTTTTTCCAGAAGATCTATTGCTTCTTCAAATACTTCCTGTCTCTGATCAAAATTATCTGTCCACAGAAGATTTACAGGGTCAAAAATAATCTGCAGGTTAGGAGACTCGATCCTATCAAGGACCTCTCTTGCTCTCTTGGGGTTCCATACAATATGTCTGTAAACAGGCTCGATTGCTACAATAACACCCATTTTTTCTGCATAGTCAACTACAGGACGCAGATTTGTAATGAATGTTTCAAGAGCCTCCTGTGAATGACAAGCTTCTTTGTCGTAGTGGTAATCTGCATTAGGCGCTCCTGTCTCTGTACCTACCATTCCGGCACCCATAAGAGACGCAAATCTGATATGTGCCATGTACTTGTCCTGATTGGCCTTAAGAGCCGCAGCATCAGGAGTGGCCAGGTTAAGATAACAGCCAAGAACTGCCACATCAAGGTCAGCTCTTCTAAAAGCATCTCTCATGTACATCGCATATCCCGGAGTAAGTGCATTGGTGTTTGCTGTAAAGCCGGGAACCTTAGAAAGAGCAATATGAGTACAGGAAAAGCCCTGTCTCTTAATCTCTTCTAATCTCTCCTCAAAAGGAAGCTCTTTTGTATCATGAAATCTAATTCCTATCTGCATATTATTTCCTTTCCGTGTAAGTAGGTGTATGGAAAGAGACGTATAAATTATTGTCAATTCCTCCTACTGCATACATTCCAACAAGAGCGCCGGTAAAGCGCTTACCTTTATCATACCCCTCATCACAGAGATAATAAACATTAGAAAGTGTAGAAAAAATAGTTAATTTTGAATCAGGCTCATCTAACTTAGATGACTCATTATATATAAATTCATATTTTAGAACACGCTTAAGATACTCAGTTTCCATCTTCAGATAGACTGCTTTAATTTCAAGCGGCACTTCGCATCCATAAGTTATCCTGTCTTCTGTTCCTATATGTTCTCTTGAATATAAAACATTTTTTCCATCCCTGTTAGTTAATCCAAACTCAAAGAAAGTATTTTCATCATAATAACCTGTTATTCCAGCAAATTGCTCATCCATTAGCTCCGGAATATCCATTATTACAGAATAGTCAAAAGAAAAGTCTGTCTGCCTTCTAAGTACTATATTCCTGCTATTTATATCACTAAGCGGATATGCGCTAGCATGAATTACAAATGTTTGTCCATCCTTTAATGATTTCCAATCACTGTTTGCAGGATCATCGCAGATATACTTAATATCACCTTTATTGAAACTTCTGGTAGTCATGTAGTCAAAAGGAAGTCCACATGGTGATATCGCTCTGTCATTATGAGCTTTAGCCAAAGGATCCGCTGATTGCAAAGCGCTACAGGATTCATACATGTCTTTTTCAGGAAAAGGCTTTATTTGCATACATGATGGTCCTCGCAGGCCATTTACAATAGGCCAGCCATCTGCCGTCCATGTCACAGGGTCAAGCGCGGTCTCTCTGCCCAAAATACTATATCCATCACCAATCTTCCTGCCACATAGATAAACCATATACCACCGGCCATCCTGAGTTTCAACAAGATCTCCGTGACCGCACCTCTGGATAAGCGCATCCGGATCATCCTGTCTCATTATGGGATTATAAGGGCACGGTTCATAAACTCCCATCAGCTCTCTGCTACGAGCCACAGTTACTCTATGCCCCGGCCCCGTTCCGCCTTCAGCCTGTAAAAGATAATAATAGCCATCCTTTTTGTAAATATGAGGTCCTTCAGGAGCTCTTTTATTGCTTCCATAATATAAAAGTGTTGCATCAGAAATCTTCCTGGTCCCTGTCTTATCAAGTTCAAAAATTCTCGCTCCCCTATTTAGAAGCATATATCTGCGACCATCATCATCATTAAACAGACCCGGATCAATACCATCTTCATCGATAAAAACAGGCTCGGAATACGGTCCCTGCGGCTTATCAGAACTAACTACAATTTGCCTTCTGTAAACAGGCCCTGTGTCGTTTAGCCTATAAGTAGCTGCAATGTAGAACTTTCCATTGTAGTAAGAAATGTCAGGGGCCCAATATCCCCTTCCACCGTCAAGTTCATCAAGACCAGCCCAATTAGGATCAGTAATTGCATGCCCAATTATCTCCCAATGTATCAGATCCTTCGAATGAGAAATGGGAATACATGGAAAAAAGATAAAGGACGAGTTGGCCATATAGTAGTCATCGCCTACTCTGCATATTGATGGATCAGGAAAAAAGCCACTTCTTATAGGATTTCGATAGAAATCTTCGTATCTGTGACCATATCTGTCTTCCAAGTATTTATCTATTTCTGCGTGGCCGTTTTCTCTTGCTATATCCCACGGGGTTACAAGCTCTTCATCACCACATAAAGGGTCAAGTCCGCACCTCTCCGTAAGATATCTGAACATCTCCAGATTTCCGGACATCGCAGCAAAATGCAAAGCTGTCCTGTGCCCTTTGGCAAACTCATTAAGACTTGCTCTCGAATATTCAACTATCCATTTAACAAGCTCAAAATCTCCATTTTGAGCAGCTTCATAGATACTCACTTTACCAACATCCATGTCTTTTGTCCTCTTAAATTTTTGTCACATCTACGCTTATAAAATCTGCATAGCCACTATTATCTGCATTTGATGAAACAGTGCTTGTAAGGGCAAAGATGCCTATTTTAGCACCAACCCAGGTATGATCTGAAGGAGTATACTGCACATTCAAATCTACGGCCTTTAAGAGGTCAGTGTCATCATTTAACTTAAGATAGATTCTAAGAACCGGTGCATTTTCATTATCATCAACATTTTTAAAGAACAGATCATCAGAGTTTTCAACATTATCATTGTCAAAAAGCATTGAAAATCTGATATTCTTAAGTCCTTCCTCTATAGAACAGCCATATTTCTTGCAGATATCACCAAAGCTATATTCTCCAATGACTCTCTCTTTTTTATCTAAGTCACCGCCATAAGACTCAATGACCTTGACTACATAAGCATTGTCTTTACTCTCAATATATGCTGCCATATATTGGCCACCAGTCATGCAAACTCCGGTTCTGTCACCCGGCAAAAGACCTGTCGCATCAACTTTTATATCTGCTTTGAACAAAGGATAAATGATCTTTTGAGTAAGTACATTTGCGCTTTTCCAGATAACAGGCTCTTTTTCACCTGATGGATTTAAAGCATTAAGTCTAAGTCCTCGTCTGCATCCGTGCTTAAATAGCTCTGACTCTTTATCTCTGGTCTCATGATGTTCCACAGTTCCATAGAAGCTTTCATTATGATTACCAAGCCACTGCCACATAAGCCCCGGAGTACCATCATAAAACAAGTCAGATGCCTGAAGATAAGCCGGTTCATCACTTATTCCTGTATCTGGCTTATCCATCTCATAGACAGGTTCTCCAACTCCATTATCATCAGCATTAACGCCAACAACCGGCCAACCGTTCTCCCAGTGAACCGGCTGAAGGTGACAGATTCTTCCATAGAGGCCTCTATCCTGAAAATGTATAAACCATTCGTCCCCATTTACCGTATCTACAAGTCCGCCCTGGTGCGGTCCGTTGATAACAGTGTTTCCGGTATGCATTACCTCTTTGATCTCGTAAGGTCCATGAATGTCTCGGCTGCGCAAAACTACCTGATAGCCATATTTAACGCCGCCTGCAGGAGCCCATATATAATAATAACCATCACGTTTGTAGACCTTGGGTCCCTCGATTGTAACTGCAGGATTCTTGGGATCATTACCGTCGAATATAAAATGATCCTCTGAAATAGCTTTAAGTCCATCACTACTCATTTCAAAGATGCCAAGAATACTCTTAAATCCAATTCTGCTCTTAGCATATCCGTGAATAACATATGCCTTTCCATCATCATCCCAAAAAGGACATGAATCAATAAGCCCTTTTCCCTCCAGAATACATACAGGATCTTCCCATTTTCCTAGAGGATCAGTAGTTCTAACAACATAGTATCCCTCATCCGGCATACCATAATATATATAAAACATTCCATCATGATATCTTATTGCCGGAGCCCATACGCCTTCTGAATGCCTTGGAATATTAAATCTTTCTTCAGCTATATTCTGAATTGCATAATTAACAAGTTTCCAATTAACAAGATCATGTGAAATCAGTATTGGAAGTCCCGGTGTATAGTTAAAGCTACTGGCTGTCATATAATAAGTATCCCCAACCCTGATCACATCCGGATCAGAATAATCCGCAAAAAGAATTGGGTTTCTGAATCTACCATTTTCTAAATCCGAATAGTTAGTCATTATAACTCCTTAAGTCATATTCTATTAGTTTTGTGTTAGCTCTTTTCCCAGGCAAAAGCCCTTGTAAAAGAAATACTTTTAACCGTTGATTTCAATATTGTATGTTTCTTTTAAGTAATCTTTATCTGCTATAAGACTGCAATAGGGTTCAGATAACTTTTCAATCTCTTTGGCAATCATTCCGGCATATAGCATTGCCCCCTCATATTTAAGATGAGAATTATCTGTAAGTCCCTTTGGTAGCCAATCGTATATTCCGGGCTCCACATTCATATAATATTTTTGAGCCTCTTTTGGACCAATTTTCTGCAAAAATTCCCTGCTCCTGGAATAAAGATCAACTACAGGAACATCAAACTTCTCACCTGCTTCTTTCATGCCAAGAACATATTCTTCATGCCCTGAATATTGAAGATTTCCCTCTTCATCAA
The sequence above is a segment of the Butyrivibrio proteoclasticus B316 genome. Coding sequences within it:
- a CDS encoding nucleotidyltransferase; this translates as MAKTESAYIHMKTIGIIAEFNPFHNGHLHLIEYCRKELHADYIVVVMSGDFVQRGTPAFVCKFARTKMALSCGADLVLELPVYYSTGSAEFFASGAVALLNKLGCVDQLVFGSECGDITVLDLIANVLVEEPKQFKDELSEHIKRGDSYPVARQKALLNYISGSALPIENPCDIESLLSSPNNILGIEYIKALKATSSSIIPVTIKRIGESYNSAKINALASASGIRKYIYEEGLKKDSLRDSMPGSCLDLLIENSDRFADIKRYSDLVYYKLLLEKESGYTRYLDVTNDLSNKIVSNLEKYENFDQFCLLLKSKDIAYSRICRCLTHILLNITADNMDRYKSDKYTSFVRVLGMRMASSALVKKINHSCIAITNIKNAEKELTELEYQLFKETIMATEIYNSICPKKNPNEYRLKQIII
- a CDS encoding cyclic nucleotide-binding domain-containing protein; its protein translation is MGLIKLEKGQVLHKAGTDTVETIEVVVKGSLKISNQFTSIVLTVGGFVGIVETPGSTYKYNIEALEESSVYSYPFESEDDIPNVVRSNPKIAPILAAQSVEAAVKCCDVYEKEFEDATSEYDQIMTDYTDYPNLCIKVGEVPKDFPEIKEIIAPEKSDSINEWAFSFVRSLKQNEASLKKAFYPLSLDIATGVVMCTYNIYTNISKESQLLAEYRNTMKKKAAAFATTMKAIRAKLNDMENNNGLGEGSVTVVNALSTILQYSGVAPEIAMKFEEQISSFKALNNRYDSADEARALRRSLATTFYEVYTPAFLKSINDNNIPMELKMFFMFGFVDEELAGEKYTSALYNMAKSYVPDPEGKVVTCYEWLIKIYNLEVEPSRNEFDQDWPTYLREQKVSGQLNQVQVDLMTDDPTSRLNFEVHNLFALGNRMTFGRISSFVPVFDAQNVLRPLDMAYQTVSKVYEYYTKIREVDYGVFCRTALFSNPEIGITSLHYSEDITPYMILMPNVGSRASLWQEIEGKNRRTPARMLVSIFNTENTEECMIKLFGEFRWEMCKTEQGIHWNDVTDPSLTSMYCDYLQFYKKNSALSSDNKEKLRTDLKKYSNNYKNVFIADYLAYVKFEAAGSPRLNKVVREILFTFCPFAKELREKVADNPQYTELINHYNSRTGNLTKPVVNMINKLRKEDIPVPEPLMIQYEHLKK
- a CDS encoding sugar phosphate isomerase/epimerase family protein; this translates as MQIGIRFHDTKELPFEERLEEIKRQGFSCTHIALSKVPGFTANTNALTPGYAMYMRDAFRRADLDVAVLGCYLNLATPDAAALKANQDKYMAHIRFASLMGAGMVGTETGAPNADYHYDKEACHSQEALETFITNLRPVVDYAEKMGVIVAIEPVYRHIVWNPKRAREVLDRIESPNLQIIFDPVNLLWTDNFDQRQEVFEEAIDLLEKDICMIHLKDAVVEGDSVKSMACGLGDIDYNSVVKFACEKKPFIHATLEDTKPDNAVAAREFIQNIEKKYI
- a CDS encoding family 43 glycosylhydrolase, whose protein sequence is MDVGKVSIYEAAQNGDFELVKWIVEYSRASLNEFAKGHRTALHFAAMSGNLEMFRYLTERCGLDPLCGDEELVTPWDIARENGHAEIDKYLEDRYGHRYEDFYRNPIRSGFFPDPSICRVGDDYYMANSSFIFFPCIPISHSKDLIHWEIIGHAITDPNWAGLDELDGGRGYWAPDISYYNGKFYIAATYRLNDTGPVYRRQIVVSSDKPQGPYSEPVFIDEDGIDPGLFNDDDGRRYMLLNRGARIFELDKTGTRKISDATLLYYGSNKRAPEGPHIYKKDGYYYLLQAEGGTGPGHRVTVARSRELMGVYEPCPYNPIMRQDDPDALIQRCGHGDLVETQDGRWYMVYLCGRKIGDGYSILGRETALDPVTWTADGWPIVNGLRGPSCMQIKPFPEKDMYESCSALQSADPLAKAHNDRAISPCGLPFDYMTTRSFNKGDIKYICDDPANSDWKSLKDGQTFVIHASAYPLSDINSRNIVLRRQTDFSFDYSVIMDIPELMDEQFAGITGYYDENTFFEFGLTNRDGKNVLYSREHIGTEDRITYGCEVPLEIKAVYLKMETEYLKRVLKYEFIYNESSKLDEPDSKLTIFSTLSNVYYLCDEGYDKGKRFTGALVGMYAVGGIDNNLYVSFHTPTYTERK
- a CDS encoding glycoside hydrolase family 43 protein, with the translated sequence MTNYSDLENGRFRNPILFADYSDPDVIRVGDTYYMTASSFNYTPGLPILISHDLVNWKLVNYAIQNIAEERFNIPRHSEGVWAPAIRYHDGMFYIYYGMPDEGYYVVRTTDPLGKWEDPVCILEGKGLIDSCPFWDDDGKAYVIHGYAKSRIGFKSILGIFEMSSDGLKAISEDHFIFDGNDPKNPAVTIEGPKVYKRDGYYYIWAPAGGVKYGYQVVLRSRDIHGPYEIKEVMHTGNTVINGPHQGGLVDTVNGDEWFIHFQDRGLYGRICHLQPVHWENGWPVVGVNADDNGVGEPVYEMDKPDTGISDEPAYLQASDLFYDGTPGLMWQWLGNHNESFYGTVEHHETRDKESELFKHGCRRGLRLNALNPSGEKEPVIWKSANVLTQKIIYPLFKADIKVDATGLLPGDRTGVCMTGGQYMAAYIESKDNAYVVKVIESYGGDLDKKERVIGEYSFGDICKKYGCSIEEGLKNIRFSMLFDNDNVENSDDLFFKNVDDNENAPVLRIYLKLNDDTDLLKAVDLNVQYTPSDHTWVGAKIGIFALTSTVSSNADNSGYADFISVDVTKI